A single Curtobacterium sp. MCJR17_020 DNA region contains:
- a CDS encoding superoxide dismutase, translated as MAEYTLPELPYDYAALEPHISGKIMQLHHDKHHQAYVTGANTALQQLGEARESGNFGAINKLEKDLAFHLGGHVNHSIFWTNLGPDTKVPEGELAAAIDEFFGSFDTFKAQFAAVANGIQGSGWAVLAWDTVGQKLTTFQLFDQQANVPFGLVPIFLLDMWEHAFYLDYLNVKADYVKAVWNIVDWENVAARFANAKSQSFVTL; from the coding sequence ATGGCTGAGTACACCCTGCCGGAGCTGCCGTACGACTACGCCGCACTCGAGCCGCACATCAGCGGCAAGATCATGCAGCTGCACCACGACAAGCACCACCAGGCCTACGTCACCGGAGCGAACACCGCGCTGCAGCAGCTCGGTGAAGCGCGCGAGTCGGGCAACTTCGGTGCGATCAACAAGCTCGAGAAGGACCTGGCGTTCCACCTCGGTGGCCACGTCAACCACTCGATCTTCTGGACCAACCTCGGCCCGGACACCAAGGTCCCCGAGGGCGAGCTCGCCGCCGCGATCGACGAGTTCTTCGGCTCGTTCGACACCTTCAAGGCGCAGTTCGCCGCCGTCGCGAACGGCATCCAGGGCTCCGGCTGGGCCGTCCTGGCCTGGGACACCGTCGGCCAGAAGCTGACCACGTTCCAGCTGTTCGACCAGCAGGCCAACGTGCCGTTCGGTCTCGTGCCGATCTTCCTGCTCGACATGTGGGAGCACGCCTTCTACCTCGACTACCTCAACGTCAAGGCGGACTACGTCAAGGCCGTCTGGAACATCGTCGACTGGGAGAACGTCGCGGCGCGCTTCGCCAACGCGAAGTCGCAGTCGTTCGTGACGCTCTGA
- a CDS encoding flavin reductase family protein, whose translation MPDEAPANIAEAYKSAFRGHPAGVAVITAEGPDGPTGLTASSVASVAVDPPVLVFSLSTNSGSAGVVLGAPVFVVHLVDSLSVALARRFASTGSPTADDPIWGTLPSGDRYLPSAASALRCRPLSTTPIGSSTVVVAEVLDIVVGLEHGEPLVYHNREFHSLTDRSRLS comes from the coding sequence ATGCCCGACGAAGCCCCGGCGAACATCGCCGAAGCGTACAAGTCCGCGTTCCGCGGGCACCCGGCCGGCGTCGCCGTCATCACCGCCGAGGGGCCAGACGGTCCGACCGGACTCACCGCCTCGAGCGTCGCGAGCGTGGCGGTCGACCCGCCGGTGCTCGTGTTCTCGCTCTCCACGAACTCCGGGTCCGCCGGGGTCGTGCTCGGCGCGCCGGTCTTCGTCGTCCACCTGGTCGACTCGCTGAGCGTCGCCCTCGCGCGACGCTTCGCCTCGACCGGAAGCCCCACGGCCGACGACCCGATCTGGGGCACGCTGCCCTCGGGCGACCGCTACCTGCCCAGCGCCGCCAGCGCGCTCCGGTGCCGCCCGCTCTCCACGACCCCGATCGGCAGCTCGACCGTCGTCGTCGCCGAGGTCCTCGACATCGTCGTCGGCCTCGAGCACGGCGAGCCGCTGGTCTACCACAACCGGGAATTCCACTCCCTCACCGATCGTTCCCGGCTCTCGTGA